Proteins encoded within one genomic window of uncultured Draconibacterium sp.:
- a CDS encoding phosphoribosylaminoimidazolesuccinocarboxamide synthase — MGNALTKTSFNFPGQKSHYKGKVRDVYNINDDFLVMVVSDRISAFDVVLPKGIPFKGQVLNQIAEKFLDATADIVPNWKIATPDPNVTVGHFCETFPVEMIVRGYLTGSSWRLYKNGGRDICGVPLPEGLKEHQAFPEPLLTPTTKAEQGAHDENISREEIIKQGLVSEEDYKELERISLALFKRGSEIAKEMGLILVDTKYEFGKKDGQIYLIDEIHTPDSSRYFYADGYQERFDKGENQKQLSKEFVREWLMENNFQGRDGDVLPEIPESFVNEVSERYIELYENITGDKFVKSDTSKIEERIETAVNDFLKQA, encoded by the coding sequence ATGGGTAACGCACTTACAAAAACAAGTTTCAATTTTCCGGGACAAAAAAGCCACTACAAAGGTAAAGTTCGCGACGTATACAACATCAACGACGATTTTTTGGTGATGGTTGTTTCCGATCGTATTTCAGCATTCGACGTGGTACTGCCAAAAGGAATTCCTTTTAAAGGCCAGGTACTAAACCAGATTGCAGAGAAATTTTTGGATGCTACGGCTGATATTGTTCCGAACTGGAAAATAGCAACACCCGATCCGAACGTAACAGTGGGTCATTTTTGCGAAACTTTCCCGGTAGAAATGATCGTGCGAGGTTATTTAACCGGAAGTTCGTGGAGATTGTATAAAAATGGCGGTCGCGATATTTGCGGCGTTCCACTTCCTGAAGGTTTGAAAGAACACCAGGCTTTTCCTGAGCCGCTGTTAACACCAACTACAAAAGCAGAACAAGGTGCACACGACGAAAATATTTCGCGCGAAGAAATCATCAAACAAGGATTGGTTTCGGAAGAAGATTACAAAGAACTGGAACGTATTTCGCTGGCTCTTTTTAAACGTGGTAGCGAAATTGCCAAAGAAATGGGATTGATTTTGGTAGATACCAAATACGAGTTCGGTAAAAAAGATGGCCAGATTTACCTGATCGACGAAATTCACACGCCCGATTCATCGCGTTATTTCTACGCCGATGGTTACCAGGAACGTTTTGATAAAGGCGAAAACCAAAAGCAGCTTTCAAAAGAATTTGTTCGCGAGTGGCTGATGGAAAACAATTTCCAGGGCCGCGATGGCGATGTACTTCCTGAAATTCCTGAATCGTTTGTTAATGAGGTATCAGAAAGATACATTGAATTGTACGAAAACATCACCGGCGATAAATTTGTAAAATCCGACACTTCGAAAATTGAAGAACGTATTGAAACTGCCGTTAACGATTTTTTGAAGCAAGCTTAA
- a CDS encoding PhoH family protein, with product MDKQILLEGIDLLEFFGVNNSKIELIKRLFPKIKITARGHALFVQGEPKEIKAFEKKFALILDHYYQYNMLSEEIIHELLDSGISSFEENSNSEPDIIVFGNSGKPVRARTPNQRRLVEASAKNDLIFAIGPAGTGKTYTAIALAVKALKNKEIRKIILSRPAVEAGENLGFLPGDLKDKIDPYLQPLYDALQDMIPPKKLEEFMKDGVIQIAPLAFMRGRTLSNAYVILDEAQNTTVNQLKMFLTRMGLNAKFIITGDVTQIDLPRKSNSGLIQALKILKGIKNIANIYFDKKDIVRHRLVRDIVEAYDKHAEEKIEIKTEAKDKGDQ from the coding sequence TTGGATAAACAAATTTTACTGGAAGGAATTGATCTCCTTGAGTTTTTTGGAGTAAACAATTCGAAAATTGAACTGATAAAAAGGCTTTTCCCAAAAATTAAGATCACCGCTCGGGGCCACGCCTTGTTCGTTCAGGGAGAACCAAAGGAAATCAAAGCTTTTGAGAAAAAGTTCGCCCTCATTCTCGATCATTATTATCAGTACAATATGCTCTCGGAAGAAATTATTCATGAGCTATTGGATTCGGGAATTTCATCGTTTGAAGAAAACAGTAACAGCGAACCCGACATTATCGTTTTTGGTAACAGCGGAAAACCGGTTCGTGCCCGCACGCCCAACCAACGCCGTTTGGTGGAAGCCAGTGCAAAAAACGATTTGATTTTTGCCATTGGTCCGGCCGGAACAGGAAAAACATATACCGCAATTGCACTGGCGGTAAAAGCACTAAAAAATAAAGAGATTCGTAAGATCATTCTTAGTCGTCCAGCTGTTGAGGCTGGCGAAAACCTGGGGTTTCTTCCCGGTGATTTAAAAGATAAGATCGATCCGTATTTACAACCGCTTTACGATGCTTTGCAGGATATGATCCCACCGAAAAAACTGGAAGAATTTATGAAAGACGGTGTGATACAAATTGCTCCGCTGGCTTTTATGCGTGGACGAACATTGAGCAACGCATACGTTATTCTCGACGAGGCGCAAAATACCACCGTTAATCAGTTGAAAATGTTTTTAACCCGAATGGGACTCAACGCCAAATTTATTATTACCGGCGACGTTACACAGATCGACCTTCCACGAAAAAGTAACTCGGGCCTGATACAGGCCCTGAAAATTTTAAAGGGAATTAAAAACATTGCAAACATTTATTTCGATAAAAAAGACATTGTTCGCCACCGCTTGGTGCGCGACATTGTAGAAGCTTACGATAAACATGCGGAGGAGAAAATTGAGATAAAAACTGAAGCAAAAGATAAAGGTGATCAGTAA
- a CDS encoding DUF2723 domain-containing protein, translated as MRTKSVVNSTGLFVFLISLVIYVLTLEPTTSFWDCSEFILSASKLEVNHPAGAPLFMLLGRLFSLLSFGNPQKIAWTINLMSGFFSALTIFFLYHVIIKLASKMMESLTVIIGSAIIGALTFAVSDSFWFSAVEGEVYALSMFFLILSFWVALKWEEQFGQPGNEKWILFLALITGLGIGVHLLNLLVLPSVVMIMGFRKYGYSVKNLTLFFGLGLGVLLGVLYVLTPLVMFLLSRFDLFFVNELSLPLHSGTLLGIFFILALLASLLFYFKKKQKSICELATLSVLFLLLGFSVYSVNIIRSSANPPVNFGEPNNIFSLINYLNREQYPKRPLLYGQNYNSPLLDVNERSSYDFIDDKYEPIDLAPDYEYDERTCTWFPRMSSSDENHIKAYNSWINISGKRVVAKQRNGEQKTIVVPRFSDQLKFFARYQFGFMFGRYFMWNFVGRQNDRQGKGTIMNGNWLSGIDFVDNVRLGPQDKVPGWLKNNRARNTYFFLPLLMGLLGAFYQYKTNRQTFFIVLALFIMGGLGLTVYINEIPITPRERDYVFVGAFLAFSIWVGVSLVAAVNLIQQKIKNAKVAVPALLVLLLAGPVLMASQNFNDHDRSGRYAARDLAENILKSCPPNAILFTSGDNDTYPLLYCQEVEELRTDVRIVIMPFLAANWFIGGLRNPKYNDAGLKMMLAQHKYDHGELAYVPVLKKFNRDTSWQEALNFLSLENNNAKVMLNSGDRVNFIPLTKLNLQVEANGESGKIPVSLEGKNVLYKHELVFWDIISSNAAKRPICFVSKNEAVQHGLGAYLQCEGFVYRLIPEKNNSSSVYSLGKCDPEVIAEKLTDTFRWGNISDPTVYADWNTVVNLNVFQARNIFNEVASLLIQKGEKEKAFHLLKKCAKEIPLSKIPYDIFTIKQLELMLATGHINETTLLFDELERDVTEMFEFYNSLKDRQQLRLKEEIQRELYYLNQLIAVSSKFDDQTKHNDLEQQMEHYYQRLMKVAS; from the coding sequence ATGCGCACAAAGTCAGTTGTAAATAGTACAGGCCTGTTTGTTTTTCTTATTTCGTTGGTTATTTATGTTTTAACCCTGGAACCCACAACCAGTTTTTGGGATTGCAGTGAGTTTATACTTTCAGCCTCAAAACTGGAGGTGAATCACCCCGCCGGGGCACCTCTTTTTATGTTGTTGGGGCGTTTGTTTTCGTTGTTGTCATTCGGAAATCCTCAGAAAATTGCATGGACAATCAATTTAATGTCGGGCTTTTTCAGTGCCTTAACCATCTTTTTTCTTTATCACGTTATTATTAAGCTGGCTTCAAAGATGATGGAATCACTAACCGTAATTATTGGGAGTGCTATTATTGGTGCCCTGACTTTTGCGGTTAGCGACTCGTTTTGGTTTTCGGCAGTTGAAGGCGAAGTGTATGCGCTTTCCATGTTTTTTTTGATTCTCTCGTTTTGGGTGGCGTTAAAATGGGAAGAACAGTTCGGACAGCCAGGCAACGAAAAATGGATACTTTTTTTAGCACTGATTACCGGTTTGGGAATTGGCGTGCATTTGTTGAATTTACTGGTTTTACCTTCGGTGGTAATGATTATGGGATTTAGAAAATACGGGTACTCCGTAAAGAACCTGACTCTTTTCTTCGGATTAGGGCTGGGCGTTTTGTTAGGGGTATTATATGTTTTAACGCCGTTGGTAATGTTTCTGCTTTCAAGGTTCGATTTGTTTTTTGTTAACGAGCTAAGTTTACCTCTACATTCGGGAACACTTTTAGGAATATTTTTTATTCTTGCATTACTGGCATCGCTGCTTTTTTATTTTAAAAAGAAACAAAAATCGATATGCGAACTTGCCACACTTTCAGTGTTATTTTTACTGCTTGGTTTCTCCGTTTATTCCGTAAATATCATCCGTTCTTCGGCAAATCCACCTGTGAATTTTGGTGAGCCCAATAACATTTTTTCATTGATCAATTACCTGAACCGGGAACAATATCCGAAACGACCATTGCTTTATGGACAGAACTACAATTCACCTTTATTAGATGTAAATGAGCGTTCTTCGTATGATTTTATCGACGATAAATACGAACCAATAGATCTGGCTCCCGATTACGAATACGATGAACGAACGTGTACCTGGTTTCCTCGAATGTCGAGCAGCGATGAAAACCATATAAAAGCTTACAACAGCTGGATAAATATTTCAGGAAAACGCGTTGTTGCCAAACAGCGTAACGGAGAGCAAAAAACGATTGTCGTTCCCCGCTTTTCCGATCAGTTAAAGTTTTTTGCGCGTTACCAGTTTGGTTTTATGTTTGGCCGCTATTTTATGTGGAATTTTGTGGGCCGCCAAAACGACCGGCAGGGCAAAGGAACAATTATGAACGGAAACTGGCTTTCGGGAATCGATTTTGTCGATAATGTCAGGCTTGGTCCGCAGGATAAGGTGCCAGGCTGGCTAAAAAACAACAGGGCGCGAAACACTTACTTTTTTCTTCCGCTTTTGATGGGCTTATTAGGGGCTTTCTATCAATACAAAACAAACCGACAGACCTTTTTTATTGTGCTGGCACTGTTTATTATGGGTGGGCTTGGACTTACGGTTTATATTAATGAAATTCCCATTACTCCACGCGAGCGCGACTATGTTTTTGTTGGAGCGTTTCTGGCTTTCTCCATTTGGGTGGGGGTAAGTTTAGTGGCAGCAGTTAACCTGATTCAGCAAAAAATAAAAAACGCAAAAGTTGCTGTGCCGGCTTTGCTTGTGCTGCTTTTAGCCGGGCCGGTATTAATGGCTTCTCAGAATTTTAACGACCACGATCGTTCCGGCAGGTATGCTGCCCGCGATCTGGCCGAAAATATATTAAAATCATGTCCTCCAAACGCCATTCTTTTTACCAGTGGCGATAACGATACTTATCCGTTGCTTTATTGTCAGGAGGTGGAAGAACTGCGCACCGACGTGCGAATTGTGATTATGCCATTCTTAGCGGCCAACTGGTTTATAGGTGGTTTACGAAATCCGAAATATAATGATGCCGGTTTAAAAATGATGTTAGCTCAACACAAGTACGATCATGGCGAACTGGCTTATGTGCCGGTATTGAAAAAGTTTAACCGCGATACCTCGTGGCAGGAAGCACTGAATTTTCTGAGCCTTGAAAATAACAACGCAAAAGTGATGCTGAACTCGGGCGATCGTGTAAATTTTATTCCCTTAACCAAACTGAACCTGCAGGTTGAGGCTAATGGGGAAAGTGGGAAAATTCCTGTTTCGCTTGAAGGGAAAAACGTTTTATACAAACACGAACTGGTATTTTGGGATATTATCAGTTCGAATGCTGCGAAACGTCCGATATGTTTTGTGTCGAAAAATGAGGCGGTGCAACATGGTTTGGGCGCCTATTTACAATGCGAGGGTTTTGTTTATCGCCTCATTCCTGAAAAAAATAATTCAAGCAGTGTATACTCTTTAGGAAAATGCGACCCGGAAGTAATTGCGGAGAAATTGACTGATACGTTTCGTTGGGGTAATATTTCTGATCCCACAGTATATGCCGACTGGAACACTGTTGTAAATCTGAATGTTTTTCAGGCGCGAAATATCTTTAACGAAGTGGCGAGTTTACTGATTCAAAAAGGGGAGAAGGAGAAAGCTTTTCACTTGCTTAAGAAGTGTGCTAAAGAAATTCCGCTATCAAAAATTCCGTATGATATTTTTACAATTAAACAGCTTGAATTAATGCTTGCAACGGGGCATATTAATGAAACCACGCTTTTATTCGATGAGTTAGAAAGAGATGTTACGGAAATGTTCGAATTTTACAACAGTCTGAAAGATCGTCAGCAACTTAGACTAAAAGAGGAGATTCAGCGGGAATTGTATTACCTGAACCAACTGATTGCTGTTTCCTCAAAATTCGACGATCAGACAAAACATAACGATCTGGAACAACAAATGGAGCATTATTATCAGCGTTTGATGAAAGTTGCGTCGTAA
- a CDS encoding tRNA-dihydrouridine synthase, with amino-acid sequence MNNFWQEFNGPAFSLAPMEDVTDTVFREIVMGMADPGKLHMVFTEFTSVEGMNHPVGRERVSERLIVNDSERVLLKKLNIKIVAQIWGRNPEIYHNIAKYITENYDFDGIDINMGCPVKKVFKIGACSALIGEPERAKEIILATKEGTHLPVSVKTRTGIKEHITENWIANLLEVDPAAIILHGRTQRMQSDGDASWEEIAKAVQLKNSLKPHIPVHGNGDVMSYNQGLEHVKQTGVNGIMIGRGIFHNPWFFNPDMEEVSMEDRIAKLIEHTRLFEQTWSPDKNFNILKRFYKIYLNSFPGAAKMRADVMEMKNYDEVYSYFE; translated from the coding sequence ATGAACAATTTTTGGCAAGAGTTTAATGGTCCTGCTTTTTCGCTGGCTCCCATGGAGGATGTGACCGACACGGTTTTTCGCGAAATTGTAATGGGCATGGCTGATCCGGGGAAGTTACACATGGTTTTTACCGAGTTCACTTCGGTTGAAGGCATGAATCATCCCGTAGGTCGCGAACGCGTTTCTGAGCGGTTGATCGTAAATGACTCGGAACGTGTTTTGCTTAAAAAACTCAACATTAAAATTGTAGCTCAAATCTGGGGACGCAACCCGGAGATATACCACAACATTGCCAAATATATTACCGAGAATTACGATTTCGACGGCATCGACATTAACATGGGATGCCCGGTAAAAAAGGTGTTTAAAATTGGCGCCTGCAGTGCGTTGATCGGAGAACCGGAACGTGCGAAAGAAATTATCCTGGCCACAAAAGAAGGTACTCACCTACCCGTTAGTGTAAAAACGCGCACCGGAATAAAAGAGCACATTACCGAGAACTGGATTGCCAACTTACTTGAAGTTGATCCGGCAGCTATTATTTTGCACGGCCGCACGCAACGAATGCAATCGGATGGCGATGCTAGCTGGGAAGAAATTGCCAAAGCTGTTCAACTGAAAAACAGCTTAAAACCGCATATTCCGGTTCATGGAAACGGCGATGTAATGTCATACAACCAAGGACTTGAGCACGTAAAACAAACAGGCGTTAACGGCATAATGATCGGTCGTGGTATTTTCCATAATCCATGGTTTTTCAATCCTGATATGGAAGAAGTTTCAATGGAAGACCGGATTGCCAAACTGATAGAACATACCCGGCTTTTTGAACAAACCTGGAGTCCCGACAAAAATTTCAATATCCTGAAACGTTTCTATAAAATCTACCTCAATTCGTTTCCGGGAGCTGCAAAAATGCGTGCAGATGTTATGGAAATGAAAAATTATGACGAGGTATATTCTTATTTCGAATAA
- a CDS encoding PspC domain-containing protein: protein MILGVSEWLSGKLGWNVTTIRIAFVVGVFIFGVGLGLYFILWLVKMFSK, encoded by the coding sequence ATGATTTTAGGAGTATCAGAGTGGTTAAGCGGCAAATTAGGCTGGAATGTAACAACAATTAGAATTGCATTTGTTGTTGGCGTATTTATTTTTGGTGTAGGACTGGGATTGTACTTTATTCTTTGGCTTGTAAAGATGTTTTCGAAATAA
- a CDS encoding S8 family serine peptidase: MKKLLLKLLSIVVLAGFFQSCQETFVEDESSNEIQLKSASTSKSGYIVVLQDAEVNQELSKLKGYEKKQAAMKSVSAKILKRAGITDGEIGHVFGTALQGFSVKIPPGQLKKLEDDPSVKYIQVDRIISLGLPELSIKKKPAPTPPAQSVPWGISRVNGGINYSGGNVAWIVDTGIDTDHPDLNVDVSRSQTFVTTEPIPSVEDLNGHGTHVAGTIAAKNDDIGVVGVAAGATVISCRVLDRSGSGSFSWTVAALDYIASVGSAGDVVNMSLGPSSPYIDPAVDEAVQTVAALGIKISIAAGNESDDCDLYSPAHNDGTNIYTISASDVNDDWAYFSNYGDPVDFCEPGYSIYSTYLNGGYATLSGTSMAAPHAAGILLLGDISPDGTVSGDPDGNADPIGVGGGDTPPPANVAPTADFTFSVTNLSVNFTNQSSDSDGTIVSYDWDFGDGNSSSTQDPAPHTFAAAGTYTVSLSVTDDDGATDSYSSSVTVTDEQPPIGGDIVLDGAITGNKVKKVTLTWTGATGATVTLYLNGDPMVITNSGSYIENLGKIAGGTFNYYIVDENGNESNLLDLSF, translated from the coding sequence ATGAAAAAATTGCTTTTAAAATTATTGAGTATCGTAGTATTGGCAGGCTTTTTTCAATCCTGCCAGGAAACCTTTGTTGAAGATGAATCTTCAAATGAGATTCAATTAAAATCTGCATCAACTTCAAAATCAGGTTACATTGTTGTATTACAAGACGCTGAAGTAAATCAGGAGTTATCAAAACTCAAAGGATATGAAAAAAAACAGGCTGCCATGAAATCAGTCTCAGCCAAAATCTTGAAAAGAGCCGGTATTACTGATGGTGAAATCGGACATGTATTTGGAACTGCATTACAAGGTTTTTCGGTTAAAATTCCTCCAGGTCAGTTAAAGAAACTGGAAGATGATCCTTCTGTGAAATACATTCAGGTTGACCGAATAATTTCTCTTGGCTTGCCAGAACTTTCAATTAAAAAGAAACCGGCTCCAACGCCTCCTGCACAATCTGTACCTTGGGGAATTAGCCGAGTTAACGGAGGCATTAATTATTCCGGAGGTAATGTTGCCTGGATTGTTGACACAGGAATTGATACTGACCACCCGGATCTGAATGTAGATGTATCTCGTAGCCAAACATTTGTTACAACCGAGCCAATACCTTCAGTCGAAGATTTAAATGGTCATGGAACACACGTTGCCGGAACTATTGCAGCTAAAAATGACGACATAGGCGTAGTTGGAGTAGCAGCCGGAGCGACTGTAATTTCTTGTCGCGTATTAGACCGTAGCGGCTCGGGCTCATTCTCATGGACAGTTGCAGCATTAGATTATATTGCCAGTGTTGGAAGTGCAGGAGACGTAGTAAATATGAGTTTAGGGCCATCAAGCCCTTATATCGATCCTGCAGTTGACGAAGCCGTGCAAACAGTGGCCGCATTAGGAATTAAGATTTCTATCGCTGCAGGTAACGAAAGCGATGACTGTGATCTATATTCTCCGGCTCACAATGATGGAACAAATATCTACACTATCTCTGCATCAGATGTTAATGACGATTGGGCCTACTTTTCGAACTATGGAGATCCGGTTGACTTTTGTGAACCAGGATACAGTATCTATTCTACCTATTTAAACGGTGGCTATGCAACTTTAAGTGGAACATCAATGGCTGCACCTCATGCTGCCGGAATTTTGTTGTTAGGAGATATTTCTCCGGATGGTACAGTTTCAGGTGATCCGGATGGAAATGCTGATCCGATAGGAGTTGGTGGTGGTGATACACCTCCTCCAGCAAACGTTGCTCCAACTGCAGATTTCACTTTCTCAGTAACGAATCTTTCAGTTAATTTTACAAACCAAAGCAGCGATTCCGATGGAACTATTGTATCTTATGATTGGGACTTTGGCGATGGAAATTCTTCCTCTACCCAAGATCCTGCACCACACACCTTCGCAGCAGCAGGCACTTATACTGTTAGCTTAAGCGTTACTGACGACGATGGCGCAACTGACAGTTATTCAAGCAGCGTTACAGTCACTGATGAACAGCCACCAATTGGCGGTGATATTGTATTAGATGGTGCAATTACAGGAAATAAAGTAAAAAAAGTAACATTAACCTGGACCGGTGCAACAGGCGCAACAGTTACGTTGTACCTTAACGGAGATCCGATGGTTATAACCAACAGTGGTTCGTATATTGAAAATTTAGGTAAAATTGCTGGCGGTACTTTTAACTATTATATTGTTGACGAGAACGGAAATGAATCTAACTTATTAGATTTATCCTTCTAA
- a CDS encoding TlpA disulfide reductase family protein: protein MKKLALFIFLAFFAMNTFAQDEFTLVKEGDAAPDFSINMEDGSVKKLSDLKGKVVWINFFANWCPPCRKELPHLEKEVYQKLKQNENFEVLVIGREHDWATVNKFKTDNNYTLPFFPDPERDIFSKYAKQNIPRNFIIDKEGKIAVASIGFNEDEFNKIIEKVNKLLN, encoded by the coding sequence ATGAAAAAACTGGCGCTATTTATTTTTCTGGCGTTTTTCGCTATGAATACTTTTGCCCAGGACGAATTCACCCTGGTAAAAGAAGGCGACGCCGCTCCCGATTTTTCAATAAACATGGAAGATGGTTCGGTAAAAAAACTCTCGGATCTGAAGGGGAAAGTAGTGTGGATTAACTTTTTTGCCAATTGGTGTCCGCCATGCCGCAAAGAGTTGCCGCACCTTGAAAAAGAAGTGTACCAAAAACTAAAGCAAAACGAAAATTTTGAGGTGCTGGTAATCGGGCGCGAACACGATTGGGCAACAGTAAATAAATTTAAAACCGACAACAATTACACACTACCTTTCTTCCCCGATCCTGAGCGCGATATCTTTTCGAAGTACGCCAAACAAAATATTCCACGTAATTTTATTATCGATAAAGAAGGGAAAATTGCTGTTGCATCCATTGGTTTTAACGAAGACGAATTCAATAAAATAATTGAAAAGGTAAATAAGCTACTGAATTGA
- a CDS encoding DUF3795 domain-containing protein, with amino-acid sequence MTKQSNRRQFIKNSSFTGCAILLSGKLSAFSFPQDELPDPKKLVYCGYTCPDDCQFLEASVKNDTELKKKVYKDWKIEEQYGIAFDAEKIFCFGCKNTDKPKGIVLTNCTVRACAINKQFDSCIQCKQLKDCDKELWSKFPDFHKSVLSMQEKYFAGKS; translated from the coding sequence ATGACAAAACAATCAAACCGTCGCCAGTTTATTAAAAACAGCTCTTTTACAGGCTGTGCCATTCTGCTCTCAGGAAAACTTTCAGCCTTTTCTTTTCCACAAGATGAACTTCCCGATCCGAAAAAGCTGGTTTATTGTGGGTACACCTGCCCGGACGATTGCCAGTTTTTGGAAGCATCAGTAAAAAATGATACTGAGCTAAAGAAAAAAGTTTACAAAGACTGGAAAATAGAAGAGCAATACGGGATAGCTTTTGATGCCGAAAAGATTTTTTGTTTTGGATGTAAAAATACCGACAAACCCAAAGGAATAGTTCTAACAAATTGTACGGTTCGTGCGTGTGCTATCAATAAACAATTCGACTCCTGCATTCAGTGCAAACAATTAAAAGATTGTGACAAAGAACTTTGGAGTAAATTTCCTGATTTTCATAAATCAGTTTTAAGTATGCAAGAAAAATATTTTGCCGGCAAGTCCTAA
- a CDS encoding rhodanese-related sulfurtransferase, translated as MFLYNRVNKEELKKRLAKETFQRKTISFYRYHILDDPQEFRDKLFRDWFPLDCFGRIYVAREGINAQMSVPEHHWDAFVETMKRHEILQNIPIKYAIEDDGKSFYKLTIKVRPKLVADGLDDNAYDVTNVGKHLSGVEFHEYIGKEDTVVVDMRNYYESEIGHFEGAICPEADTFREELEIVTDLLEDKKDKKVLLYCTGGIRCEKASAYLKHQGFEDVNQLHGGILEYARQIKTAKLDSKFIGKNFVFDERLGESVNGEIISKCHQCGKPCDSHTNCDNHGCHILFIQCPECAEKYRGCCTPECLDEKMQGTGRPSDLRIGFGNSRKFRKSLSLMQLEQQK; from the coding sequence ATGTTTTTATACAACCGGGTAAATAAGGAAGAACTAAAAAAAAGGCTGGCTAAAGAAACCTTTCAGCGCAAAACGATTTCATTTTATCGCTATCATATTTTAGACGATCCACAAGAATTTAGGGATAAATTGTTTCGCGACTGGTTTCCGTTAGACTGTTTTGGCCGAATTTATGTAGCCCGCGAAGGAATTAACGCACAAATGAGCGTACCGGAACACCACTGGGACGCTTTTGTGGAAACCATGAAAAGACATGAGATCCTGCAAAACATCCCAATTAAATATGCCATTGAAGACGATGGGAAATCATTCTACAAATTAACCATTAAAGTACGCCCAAAACTGGTAGCCGATGGTTTAGATGATAATGCTTACGATGTTACTAACGTGGGAAAACACTTGTCCGGTGTTGAATTCCACGAATATATTGGAAAAGAAGACACGGTTGTTGTTGACATGCGTAACTACTACGAAAGCGAGATCGGTCATTTTGAAGGTGCGATTTGCCCGGAGGCTGATACTTTTCGCGAAGAACTGGAAATTGTTACCGACCTGCTGGAAGATAAAAAAGATAAAAAAGTACTGCTTTACTGTACCGGCGGAATTCGCTGCGAAAAAGCAAGTGCTTACCTGAAACATCAGGGCTTTGAGGATGTAAATCAACTACACGGCGGGATTCTGGAATATGCTCGTCAGATAAAAACGGCCAAGCTCGATTCAAAATTTATTGGCAAAAACTTCGTGTTTGACGAACGTTTGGGTGAAAGTGTTAATGGCGAAATCATTTCAAAATGTCACCAATGCGGAAAGCCCTGCGATTCGCACACCAACTGCGATAATCACGGCTGTCATATTTTATTTATCCAGTGCCCGGAATGTGCCGAAAAATACCGCGGTTGCTGTACGCCCGAATGTTTGGATGAAAAAATGCAAGGCACCGGCCGTCCATCGGATTTACGAATCGGATTTGGCAATAGCCGTAAATTCAGAAAAAGCCTTTCGTTAATGCAACTCGAGCAACAGAAATAG